The Nitrosospira multiformis ATCC 25196 region TCCGGATCTTGTGGACACGCTGCTGCATTGCATACGAATCCTGTCCACAGGAGGTGGACTGCTCGGCTATCCAGCGGCTATCTCAACAACCTTTCTCGTCTGTTCCACTGTCACGCTTCCCGCGCTGCTGGCGAGCAGCAGAATCCCGATCCAAATTATCATAATCCGTCGGCAGCCCCTAATTCTCTCCTGGCAAATCGTGAGAAAGCATCGATGTGGTTTCGCGATAATCTATGCTCGATACAATCCTTTATATGTACGCTACCGCCCCCGTTTTCCAGGTCCTCGCTTTCGCCGGTTCAAAAGCAGGCATCCAGACATGATTAAATTTTCCATCCCAGATTTAAACCACTGGCTTTAGCTCGTCAGCTTTAGCATCTTCGTGTGTTATTCCCCCTTGTTTTTTGGAAAGCGTGATCTATTTTTAATAGTGTTTCCTTGCCCCTGACAGAAAAATGGTAAATGGCGGAATTTCTGCGACCAGCAAGGAAATACAGGCGAGCATGAAAAGAATCATCGGCATGAGAAAGGCGCTATCCACTCAAGGAGGACGCTAATTGCCGCGTGTTGAAAAAGAGCTGTGGGTCGCCTGCTCCATGAGTAACTCCACCAGGAGGGAAGAAAGGGTCGGTTACGTGATCTTGTTAACTTAACTATTGGTGAGAGGAAAAAATGAAGAAATTAACTCATGCTTTTCTATTGGGAGCAGTACTGCTGGGCTCCATCGCCGTTATTGCCCAGCAACGTGAAGCTGGTGGAACCACCGGTGATCCGGCAAACCGTGCTGTAAACATTAACCTCGGCAGTACCGGAGGTGCGCTGGATAATTCCGCCCTGATGACAATTCGCCGGCAGGTCGGCAAGGCCATCTCCTCGGAGGCTGTCGATACTTTTATTGTCTACAGTCCAAAAATCGGTGGTTCCGTGCAAGTTGAAGGCGGTCTCAACGCCTGCGCGGAAGAAGGGTTCAGCGCGAAACCTAACCAGTTCAGGGAGTTTGTACACAAGTTGCGCGAGATTCGTCCACGAACAGGTACCTTCCTGAATATCGAGCTCACAGGCCAGTGTAAACCTGTTGGTTCCGGGGCAGGGGAGGAGAACGTTTGCGGCGGCATTGCTGGGAAACGTTGTCCCGATGAAAAACAGTACTGTGATTTTGGTGTCGGTCAATGCAAGATCGCGGACGCGCAAGGCACCTGCAAGACAAAACCAAGAAATTGCACGCGCGAATTCCGGCCCGTTTGCGGCTGCGACGGAAAAACGTACGGGAACGCATGTACAGCGGCAGCTGCAGGAGTATCAATCGTCCATCAGGGTGAATGCAAGACTGAGCAGCAAGCGTGTGGGGGAATCGCAGCGATTCCATGCCCCAAAGGCAAAACCTGTGTGGACGATCCTTCCGATGATTGCGACCCCAAACAGGGCGGGGCTGACTGTAGCGGCATTTGCGTGAAGTAAAGCCTGAAATAGCACTCTGTGACTTGCTATTGTTTGGCCGCTGTAAGTGTATCCTTCGCCGCGCTCGGGATTACGCCATGCTCGCAGGCTTCCGAACCCGTTTCAGCGGAACGTATCGATGCAGCGAGCATGCGGCGCATAGGCACAGTCGATGAGCGGTTCCAATCTTACAACATCGAAATGATCGAAGTCATCGGTGGAAGATTCTGGAAGCCATACAGGGATATCGACCCTCTTCTCAAGGGGGGTCCTCCGGCGCACAATCGAAAAAGAATTCGACAACCCGTGGGTATGAACCCGAATCTGTACCAACAGCGTCCGCCGATTGACCTTGCCAACCTGCGCTTGCACAAGCTCGCAGCCGCCTTGGGACCTGCTTATGTAAGAGTCACCGGAATGTGGGTCAACAGCGCCTACTTCCACAATTCCGATCAGCTCGCACCGAAGAGGCCTCCAAAAGGCTTCAGCGGAGTATTAACCCGTCGGCAATGGAAGATCGCGCAGCGGAGACAAGGAGTGGGGGCAACTCGCCTATCACTATCAGAGAGGTCAACCAGACGGTTGGTCCATGATGCAGACGGGAGACATTCGTGAGTAATTTTATTGTTGTTGTCTTCCCGACGGAAAAACAGGCAGACGAGGGCAGGAAAGCGCTCAAGGAACTTCAGGAGGAAGGCAAGCTTACGATTCATGGGATGGCCATCATCACCAAGCAAACAGATGGCAAGGTCTCGATGAAGGACCAGGCTGACAAAGCGCCCTTTGGGACGGCGGTAGGGACAGTCGTGGGTAGCCTTATTGGTTTGTTGGGAGGACCAGTGGGGCTTGCCGCAGGCGCAGCTGCAGGTGCTTTTTTAGGATACTCGGTCGATGCTTCCAATTACGGCTTGGGCACGGAGTTCGTTGATGAGGTATCACGGAATTTAACGACCGGAAAGAGCGCGCTGGTCGCCGAGGTTGACGAGTATTGGACCGTACCGCTAGATTTGACGATGGAAGCGCTAGGCGGAATCATAGTTCGCCAATGGCGCCTGGATGTGGAACAAGACCTGATTCGGAATGATGTCCGCGCTCGCAATGCCGAGCTTTCCCAACTCAAGGCTGAGTATGGGCAAGCCGAGGATGAGCATAAGGCGCGGTTGGAAGTCAGGATCAAGATTGTCGAGGCCAAACTGAAGGCCGCCTTGGAACGTGAAAAGGCCAAGGTGGAAGCGTTAAAACAGCAAGCAGACGCGAAGATCAAGGCCCTCCAGAAACAGGCTACAACGGCAAGCCCGGAAACCAGAAACATAATCGAGCAACGGGTCGCAGAAATTCAAGCGGAATCAGAGAAGCTTGCAAAACAGCATGGGACTTAAAGCACAGGCTCAGAATAGGTTCGTCTTGGCGTGATTGACCGAGCGTTTGAAAAACTGCCGACGAGGTAACTCACCACCTTCTTATTCATACAAGTCTCTTTCTGCGAGTGCTTGATTTGCTCGCTATTTTGTTGCGCTATTAGCAGACCCCTTTCCAAGGTGTGTCACCGAACGGACGGGAAGATGCCACGGCCCCTATAACTGCTTCCATCATTCAAGTTTCAACCGCGCTTCGATTTTGAGCTGAGCGTGACTTTAAAGTGCAAAGTAAGTGTGCTTTGCTACCTTCTACCATCCCAGGAGGAGAAAAAGATGTCGGAAAAAGGGGAAATAGTTGTATTGGGATTCAGGGATCCCGAAGAGGCCGATCGCGTTTTATCCAGGCTTTATATGCTGCCCAGGGAATATCTGGCCGGTGAGGATGCGGTGGTCGTAGTGCGGGACGAGACAGGCTATGTTCATATCAAGCAAGGCAGCGATCTTGTCAAAACCGGGGCGAAGGACGGCTTTCTTACCGGGAGTTTATGGGGCACGTTCGTCGGGCTGCTGTTCCTCGATCCCCTTATAGGATTCGCAGTAGGCAGCGCTCTGGGTGCCAGTACCGGTGCTCTGGCAGGCTCTCTGACTGATTACGGCATCGATGATGATTTCATCAAGTCGCTTGCTGAAACCTTCCCCAATAATTCGTCCGGGCTTTTCCTTCTTTTCCATAAGGCTCAGCCGGAGAAAGTTCTGGCGGAACTTTCGGGCGTGAAAGGCAAGGTACTTCGCACTTCACTCTCTCCCGAACAGGAAAAAAGGCTGCAGGAAGCTTTAAGTGGATCAGCCCCATGACTCGTAACCTAATTGGGATGAAATCCCCGCTGGTAATGCATCCGCCTGGCAATGCCCGTTCTCCAGTTCAAGACGGAGTCCACACAAGTCGAGGATGAGCTCCTTCTTTTTCCCTTTGCGAGTGCCACGACACTTTGTACTAATTAGCATCATTGTCATTTTCTCTTTTTCTGAAGGCTGCAGCGAGCCCCCCGAGGAAAAGCCCCCACCCGTTGCGGAGGTCACTGCAGTCAGTATCGAGCCCAGAGATACGCCTATTGAACTTGAATTCGTGGCGGAGACCCGAAGTTCCCGTCACGTAGAGATTCGCGCCCGGGTCTCTGGGTTCCTGGATAAGCGCCTCTACACGGAAGGCGAGGTGGTACAGGCTGGGCAGAAGATGTACCAGATGGATCGCAAGCCTTTCGAGGCTGCCTTGCAGTCGGCGGAAGGGCAACTCGCACAGCAGCAGGCACGGCTTCAGGTTGCTGAGGCAACGCTAGGCCGGGTAAGGCCGCTTGCGGAAAAAAATGCCCTGAGCAAAAAAAATCTTGATGACGCCACAGGAGCTGTGCAGCAGGCCAGGGCGGCAGTGCTTGCGGCAGAGGGAGAAGTTCGAACTGCAAAGTTGAATCTCAGCTATACAACGCTTCGTTCACCGCTCCACGGGCTAGCCAGTTTCAGTTTAAGGCATGAAGGGAGCTATCTGAGTCCGGGGGAAGGTGGGCTGCTTACCTATGTGGATCAGGTTAATCCTATCTGGGTCATATTCAGCGTCTCAGAAAACCAGATGCTCAAGTACCAGAGTGAAATCGAAAGAGGCCTGCTCAAGTTTCCGCCTCTCAATCGTTTTGAAGTCCAGATCACCCTCGCCAACGGCGCATTGTTTCCACATGTGGGGCACATCGATTTCAGTGAACCTTCATTTTCCGAAGAAACTGGCACCTTCCTGGTTCGCACCCAGTTCATCAATCCCCAGGGAGTGTTGCGTCCAGGACAATTCGTGCGCCTCCAGTTGAAGGGAGCCGTGCGTCCCAACAGTATTCTGGTGCCGCAACGGGCGGTGCTGCAAGGGGCGAAGAGCCATTATGTGTGGGTGATAAACAAGGAAGGCAAGGTTGACCGGCGCGACGTTGAAGTGGGGGACTGGCAGGGCGATGGGTGGTTTATAAATCATGGATTGGTGGCGGGCGAAAGAGTCGTGGTGGACGGGGCTGTCCGGCTCTCCCCTGGGGCTGCCATTAAAGTAATCAATGCACCAAGATTGCCGGAGGGTCAAACTGCGGGGAAGCCGGGAGGCCCTGGCACAGCTCCCGCAGCATCCATTGCACAGCCGCCCGAAGAAGCGTCAGTCAAGTCAGGGGATTTGCCCTCTACGCCCGATTCACAAGCAATCGGCCAGAAAAGCCGGGCATCCTCTTTCATAAAACCACAGTCCTCCACCCCGGAGGAAAAGCCGCCCGAATGACAGGCTAGTTCATGAAGATTTCCCATTTCTGTATCGACAGGCCAGTCTTCGCCTCGGTGCTCTCCATCATCATCACGCTGGCAGGGGGAGTGGCGATGTACAACCTGCCCGTCGCACAGTATCCCGAGATCACCCCCGTTGAAGTCTCGGTGACAGCCACCTACCCGGGAGCCACCGCCGAAGTGGCGGCGCAAAACGTCGCTGCCCCGATCGAGCAGCAGGTGAATGGCGCCGATAAGCTCATGTATATGACCTCTGCAAGTTCGTCAACTGGTGCCATGACGCTGTCAGTCTATTTCGAGATTGACGCCAACCCGTCGCTCGCCCAGGTGGAGGTGCAGAATCGTGTAAGCCTGGCGCTCCCGCAGCTTCCTGCCGCGGTGCAGAGGCAGGGGGTCGCGGTAAAGAAGCAATCCGCCTCCGTGATGATGGTCATCTCGGTCTTTTCACCGGATGAACGTTACGAGCCCGTCTATGTTGCCAACTACGCCAGCATTTTCATACTGGATGCGATCAAGCGCATCCCCGGCGCGGGCCAGGCAACCGTCATGGGGACACCGGATTATGCGATGCGGATCTGGCTGAAACCGGATCAGATGGCGGCCCTTGGCATCACTGCTGGGGATGTGCAGCAAGCGGTGGCGGCACAAAACGAGCAATATGCCGTGGGTAGCATCGGCCAAGCCCCGACGGACCGTCCGGTGGAGCAGTCCTTCGCCATTACCACCAAGAGCCGTCTGACCACCCCCGCCGAATTTGACAACATCATTATCCGTGCCGCCAGCCAGGGTGTTGCGATGGTACGGCTCAAGGATGTGGGCTATGCGGAATTGGGTCAGAAGATTTACGCGGTTCGCAATACCCGCCAGGGGAAGCCCGCGACCGTGCTCGTAGTGTATCAACAGCCAGGGGCCAACGCGCTTGAGGTTTCAAAAGGC contains the following coding sequences:
- a CDS encoding DUF1269 domain-containing protein, which gives rise to MSNFIVVVFPTEKQADEGRKALKELQEEGKLTIHGMAIITKQTDGKVSMKDQADKAPFGTAVGTVVGSLIGLLGGPVGLAAGAAAGAFLGYSVDASNYGLGTEFVDEVSRNLTTGKSALVAEVDEYWTVPLDLTMEALGGIIVRQWRLDVEQDLIRNDVRARNAELSQLKAEYGQAEDEHKARLEVRIKIVEAKLKAALEREKAKVEALKQQADAKIKALQKQATTASPETRNIIEQRVAEIQAESEKLAKQHGT
- a CDS encoding Kazal-type serine protease inhibitor family protein codes for the protein MKKLTHAFLLGAVLLGSIAVIAQQREAGGTTGDPANRAVNINLGSTGGALDNSALMTIRRQVGKAISSEAVDTFIVYSPKIGGSVQVEGGLNACAEEGFSAKPNQFREFVHKLREIRPRTGTFLNIELTGQCKPVGSGAGEENVCGGIAGKRCPDEKQYCDFGVGQCKIADAQGTCKTKPRNCTREFRPVCGCDGKTYGNACTAAAAGVSIVHQGECKTEQQACGGIAAIPCPKGKTCVDDPSDDCDPKQGGADCSGICVK
- a CDS encoding efflux RND transporter periplasmic adaptor subunit — encoded protein: MSSFFFPLRVPRHFVLISIIVIFSFSEGCSEPPEEKPPPVAEVTAVSIEPRDTPIELEFVAETRSSRHVEIRARVSGFLDKRLYTEGEVVQAGQKMYQMDRKPFEAALQSAEGQLAQQQARLQVAEATLGRVRPLAEKNALSKKNLDDATGAVQQARAAVLAAEGEVRTAKLNLSYTTLRSPLHGLASFSLRHEGSYLSPGEGGLLTYVDQVNPIWVIFSVSENQMLKYQSEIERGLLKFPPLNRFEVQITLANGALFPHVGHIDFSEPSFSEETGTFLVRTQFINPQGVLRPGQFVRLQLKGAVRPNSILVPQRAVLQGAKSHYVWVINKEGKVDRRDVEVGDWQGDGWFINHGLVAGERVVVDGAVRLSPGAAIKVINAPRLPEGQTAGKPGGPGTAPAASIAQPPEEASVKSGDLPSTPDSQAIGQKSRASSFIKPQSSTPEEKPPE
- a CDS encoding DUF1269 domain-containing protein, producing the protein MSEKGEIVVLGFRDPEEADRVLSRLYMLPREYLAGEDAVVVVRDETGYVHIKQGSDLVKTGAKDGFLTGSLWGTFVGLLFLDPLIGFAVGSALGASTGALAGSLTDYGIDDDFIKSLAETFPNNSSGLFLLFHKAQPEKVLAELSGVKGKVLRTSLSPEQEKRLQEALSGSAP